CGCCTCCTTCGGCCTCGGCGGGAATACCCGAATCGACTCCCTGCGCATCGAATGGCCGAGTGGAAAGGTGGATGTCCTGCTGAACCTGGAGAGCGGGCAGGAGATCAGGGTGATAGAAGGCAGCGGGGATTACGAAGTGATCGCAGCACCGCGCTGACGCCGGCCCGGTACGCACCGCTGACCTGCAGGTAACAAAAAAGCCCGAGCCTTCGCAGGCCCGGGCTTTTTGACACGGCGTGGAATGCCGAAGCCTTACTTCATGAAGAGCATCTTCCGCGCCTGGCTGAAGTCGCCGGCTTCGAGGCGGTAGATGTAGACGCCCGAGGAAACCAGGTTGCCCAACGCGTCGCGGCCATCCCACTGGACGCTGTGCGCGCCGGCCTCGATCGCTTCGTCGTTGAGAATCACAGCCACGCGCTGACCGAGCACGTTGTAGACGGTCAGATTCACGTTGATCGCTTTAGGCAGCGAGAAGACGATGTTGGTGGTCGGGTTGAACGGGTTCGGATAGTTCTGATCCAGGGTGAACTGGGCCGGAATTTCTCCACCGAGATCCTCGACGGCCACGCTGCTCGGCGTGATCATCGGCGTCGGCGAACCCGGCACATAGACGGCCACCGCATTCGCGATGGAGTCGCGCAGCGCGGCGATGTGCATGTCCCGGTTCGCATAGTACGAGTCCTTGGCATCCGGGAACCAGTTCAGGTCGCCCACCGGGAGTCCGTCCGTGCCGGCCGTCTGCAGGAAGGCATTCGAATAGTTCAGGTCGAAGCTCGGCGGCCAGGCCGTCAGCGAGGGAGCGCCCGTGTCCGGGTCGTAGCTGACCGGGCTGGGCAGACGCCAGTCGATCCAGTCGGCGAGGGGATCGAGCCAGAAGCCATTCGTGAAGCCAATGACCTCATCGAGGTTGTCGGGAGGTGACGCAAAGCCGGGATCGAATTCCGAGTAGTTGGTGCCGATGGTGTAGTTGTCATCGATCGTTACGATCGAGTCGACATCGGCATGCTCCCAGAGCAGGCCCGGGAAGAGCGTGTCCGAAGCCGTCTCGAACCAGTTCAGGAGCGCCGGCTCGCGGAAGAACAGGTTCTGGCCCAGATACAACGAGACCTTGTCGAGGCTGTCGGCCACGTCGGCGTAGTAGTTCCACGTCGTGAAATACGAGTCGTACGTGTTGTTGCCGATACGGCGACCGATGAAGTCGTAGTTGTAGAAGATGTTGTTGGCCTGAATCATCTCGTTCGCACGCTGTTCATGGCCGGCCTTCGTAAAGTTCAGATACGAGTTGTGCAGCTCGTGCACCGTCGCGTTGAAGAACGGACCGCTGTTCGTAAGCAAGCGGCCCGAGTTCACCACGGTGTTGTTCTCGATCGTCACATTTTCACCCGCCACGTTCATGCGGAGCGGGAAACCGCCCCAGGGCGAGTTGCTCGTGCGGACGCCGTTGATAAACACGCAGTCGGTGATCGAAATGTCGATGTTTTTCGCCTGGTTGAGCATGGCGAAATCGGTCCAGTTCGCGAACGCTACGTTGTGGGCCTTGTACAGCGAGCCCCCCGTGTTTTCGACGAAGGTACCGGAGGTTTCATTGTTGCTGTTCAGGCCGCTGATCATCAGATTCTCGAGCACGAGCGAGCCACCCTCCTGAATCTGAAAGAACTGCCGGGCTTCGCCCTGCTGACCCGGCGTGTTCAACAAGACAGGCGGCGTTTCGTCATTCCTGATCCAGCCGTTGTCCGGGCCGATGATGGTCAACGGAAAGGTCACATCCAGGCGACCGTCAAAGGCGTAAAACGTGCCGGCTTCGACCGTATACACACTATGCGCACGATCCCCGTTGGCCAGCGTGTCGCCAAGAATCTGCGTGTTTACGAACTGTTCCGGATCCAGCGCGACCGGGTCTTGCGCACTGGCAGCCGTAACCAGCATTGAGGTTAACAAGAGTAGTAGAAAGGTTCTCATAGAGATGGCCCCCTGTTTGGTGAACGAATGAACGGACAAGGTGCACCTGCATCTGGTTGCGACGCGAAGGCAGGTGCGAACATTCTGGCTCGTTGGCAACTCGCGTTGCAAAACGAGGTAAATTCAAATTTAACAATATATTAAATCAAAGACAATCAGACCGCCCGGTCCTCGTGATGAACCGGTTCGGAAGCCCCGTGATCAGAACTCATACCGGATCCCGATGTCGGCTGTCCGACCATAATAGTTCGCGGAGGACAATTTCCCGAGTACACTCACAAATTGTCGGTCCGAACTGTTGGTGATATTGTTCAGGTTGACATAGGCCTTGAAACCGCGCCAAGGGAGCCGCTGGTACAGGATCACATCCCATCGATACAGCGCATCGGTATAGGAGTCGAGTTCGGCGCGGATGCCGGGATTGCCCAGCACGTTGTCCTGATACAGGAAGGACACCCTGGCCGAGAACCCTTTGAAGTCGTAGCCCAGCGTGGCATTAAAAATATCGCTGGGCTGGTCGGGCATGCGGCCGGCGCGGGTCGTATCGACGAGTTCCGTCCGCCCGAACGGCCCGGGGCTCAGGCGCACGAGCAACTGGAAGGGGTAGTCGGTATCCGACCGGATGTGGGTGTAGTTCACATTAAAAACCAGACCGCGCAGGATCGAGGGGCCATACCAGAAATTGGTCTGCCACTCCAACTCAAACCCTTCCACGGTCGTGGGCTCGTCAAGGTTGATCCAGGTGTCGACTGTCGTCGTGACGTTGGTCGGCAGCTCGACGCGGTTGTTGATGCGTTCCGACTCTTTCGTCCGGAAGCTGAACGGGGTGATCAGGTTGTCCACCTCTTTCCGGAAGACGCCGGCGGTAAACAGCCCCACGTGATCTTCGTAGATCGACGCGTAAATGTCGTAGTTCTGCGACACGGCCGGCTTGAGCGCCGGATTGCCCAGCGACATAAACGGATTGCCGCTGAACGTATTGTAGTACACGAACGGCGAAAGCGCCCGGTAATCCGGATAGATGATGCTCTTCGTGCTGGCCAGACGCACATCCAGCCAGTTCGTGGGCTTCACCCGAACCTGCATCTGGGGAAACCAGGTTTCGCTTTGACTTTTGGAATTGAGTTCCTCGTTCCGGAAGTCCTCGAAGTTCGGTCCGTATTTCTCGGTATAGAATGCCGAATAGTCCATGCGGTACTGCTCGTACCGAATGCCGGGCAGCAGCATGATATGCTTGCCCACATTCAACTCCGTCATGGCATAAAACGCCGAGAACCCTCTGGTATAATCGTAATCCCGCTCAAAGGATTGCTGGTCCGCCAGGAAGTACGCCCCATTCTCTTTCGCGAGCCGCTCGAACTTCAGCATCTTGTCGATCGACGGCGTATAGAAAAACTTGTCGACGCCCTCCTGGCCGGTAAGGAAATTGCCGATGTCATAGTCCGGATCACGAAACAGCGACGCGCGAATCCCGAGATTTTCATCGATACGCTCCAACCCCAGGTCGACCCACAACGACTCCCTCATCGCGGCGACGAACCGTTCTCCCTGAAACGTTCGGTCAGGCTGATTGAAGAACATGGTTTCATCGTTGTCGCGGCTGTTGAAGGTGTACTTGCCGCCGACCTTCAGATTGCCGGTGATGTTGTTCGTGATGTTGTAGGGGACGGTAAAATTTAATGCCGCGTCCTGGGCGGCTTCGCGGATGTCCCGTTCGACGGTGTTGATCCTGGAGATCCGCAAGATATCGCGTACGTCCACGCTATTCAGGAATTCGCTCGGTGTCGCCGTCTCGTCGGCGGTCGTGGTGAACGCCGCCTGATTCTGCTCGGCGACGATATCCATCTGCAGATCGCCCGGCCGGCTCTGGAGCGAGATCGAATTGGAGAGAGAGAAATCGACTGTTACCCAGGAGAAGTCGTATTCACCCTGCAGCGCGTTGCTGATGACGGTATTGCTGAGAGATCTCGAAGCCGCCAGACCGTTGAACTGATTGCCGAGGAGCCCGAGGGAGTTCTGGATTTCTACCTGATCTTCTGAAAGGTTGCTGATGAAGTTATTCAGCTGCAGCGTCCCCTTTGGCAGTTCATAATCGAAGATGAGCCCGGCGCCACCCCGCTGACGATCGGTGATCCGGTCGCTGATGACGGTGCTTCGGAGATCGAGCTGCGCCAGCCCTTCCTCCAGCTGATTCTCTTCGTTTACGGCATAGCTGGCGCTCAGCACATCCGAATCCCGGTTGTAGTTGTCGAGGTACCCCGACAGCTGGACGCCCAGCTTGTTCTTCAGGAAACGGTTGCTGACGATGCCCGATCCCCTCCAGTTACCGTACGTTTCGCCGACGGAGCCGTAGCCCCCCTGCGCGGACAGCGTACTGTGAAACCCTTCACGCGCCTTGCCGATCTTCAGGTTCACGGTGCCTCCAACGGCATCGGCATCCATGTCGGCCGTCAGAGCTTTCGTGACCTCGATCCCGGACAATACGTTGGGCGCGATCATATTGAGGTCGACGCTCCGGTTGTCGCGGTCCGTGGACTGCATGCGGACGCCGTTTACCATCATCACGTTGTACTTGGGCGAGAGCCCGCGCACAGCCACCTGCTGCCCTTCTCCCCCGCTTCGCACGAGGGAAATGCCCGGCAGTCGCGCGACCGACTCGGCGGCGTTGACGTCGGGGATTTGCTGTATCCGCGCCGCAGAAACCACGTTTTTGATCGTGGTCGCCTGGATCTGCTGGTTGATGGCGGCAATCTGTCCTTCCGCCTGAGCCGTCACGATCACTTCATCGCCTTCGAACGTCGCGAATTCCATCGCGATGTTGACCACCAGGTCCGTGCCGGCCACGGTGATATCCATCTTCACCTCCTGGTACCCGATGTAGGACGCCGACAGCACATAGGACCCCGCGGATACCCGGGGAATCTGGTATTCGCCCTCTTCGTTCGTGGCGGCCCCGAGGGTCGTGCCCTCGATAAAGACACTGGCGCCAGGCAACGGTTCACCGGTTGACTTGTCCGTAACCACCCCACGGATGGCCGCATTGCCCTGCGCGAAGACGTTCGACGCACAGGACATCAACAGAATAAGCATAACCGTGAATCTGACACGATCCATACAAACGGCCTCCGTAGCAGAATGAAGGGGTGTTCCGGGAATGAACGTCGATCGACTTCAATCCCAGCGATTAAACGTACATACTGATGACCTCTAAAAGCGAGAATCGCCGGCGATCCGGCGTGGCGGGTCCGTACGATGCCGGCATCCCGGCGGCCATCGAGGCGCCTTGCTCGCACCGGCCGCCCACACCAGGAACCATCTCATGCCGCGCGCGACGCGGCGCGGCTGACCGGCAATCTTAGTGAACTATCAAGTTCCCTGTCAACCCGATCACGAAAGCTTCTCATCGACCGGGCGTGCCGGCCGCACGCCGGCGACCGCCCGAAAGCCGGCGCCACGCCGGTCAAACGCACGGCTCGATGCCGCCGGGCAACCCGGAAAATAACCGAAAAAAACCGCGATTCAATACCGCTTCGACGCCCCGGCAGGGCAATCGTATTCTCTTCCAACGTGAGCATCTCCCGGTCTGGGAGTATGGGAGGTTTTGCGCTAAAAATGCCCCCATGCACCCAAACTCCCATACGCTTCTCCTTGCCCCCACGGCAAGAATGCGATTGCTCTGGACGCCCCGGGGATCAGCACCCAGAAGTGGATCGGGGTCACCGTTCCCCGAAGGGCGTGGCCTTCACGGGGAAGTCGACACCGAAGTAGGCGGCCACTGTGGCGGCATGGTCGGCGAAGGTGGCGCGCGTGCCCAGATCGGCGCCGGGCCGGCCATCGACGTACAGGAGCGGGACATACTCGCGGCTGTGATCGGTGCCGGGCGTGGTCGGATCGTTGCCGTGATCGGCTGTGATGACCAGGCGACCGCCGGGCGGCAGGGCAGCGAGGATCTCGGGGAGCGACCGATCGAACGCTTCGAGGGCGCGCGCAAAGCCGTGGGGATCGTTGCGATGACCGTATTCCTGATCGAAATCCACCAGATTGACCCAGATAAACGCCGGCCTGGCCGACACTCCCCGGCGCCGCATCTGCCGGAGCGTCTCCGCGATCCCTTCGTCGTTCGACCGGGTCTTGTGCCCTTCCTCGAAACCGACATGGCCGAACAGATCCGCCACCTTGCCGACCGACACGGTGGCCACGCCGGCTTCCGACAGCGCCGCCTGGAGGGGCTTCGATTCCGGAAGGCGCGCATAGTCCTTGCGAGCCGCCGAGATGCGCCGCCAGTTCCCCGCCTGCCCCTCGAACGGGCGCGCGATGACGCGCCCGACGCCGTACGGTCCGACGCACAACGCATCCCGCGCGATCTGGCAGTACCGGTACAGCGTTTCCAGGGGGATGGTATCCACGTGGGCCGCCACCTGAAAGACGCTGTCCGCCGAGGTGTACACGATCGGCCAGGAGGTTTCCTGATGTTCGGCCCCGAGGGCGTCGATGATCGCCGTGCCGGAATCGGCGCGGTTGCCCAGGACGCCCGGGCACCCGGTTCGTTCGATGAACGCGTGGATCAGGGTGTCCGGAAACCCGTCGGGAAAGGTAGGGAAGGGCTTGTCGAGCCGGATGCCGGCCAGCTCCCAGTGCCCGGTGGTGCTGTCCTTTCCGGCCGAGACCTCCGTCAGCCGGCCGTACTGCGCGCCGGGCGCCGGGTGGGCGGGGACGCCGTCGAGCGGGGCGATGCAGCCCAGGCCGAGCGCGGCGAGGTGCGGCAGCTTCGGATGCGCGGTGGCACACACGTGGCCAAGCGTATGGCTCCCCACGTCGCCGTAGCGCCCGGCATCCGGCTGTTCGCCGATGCCGACGCCATCCAGTACGAGGGTCACGAACAGCCGGGGGTCGGGAGACGCCATGCCGGCTACTCGATGATCGTGCACGCCCCGGTCTCGAAGGCCTCGCGCAGCGCTTCGGTGGCGTCGGCGCGAAAATCGTCGGGCGTTGCGTGCCGGTCCTTGAGCAGCGCGATGCCGATGCTCACGCCGCCGGCCAGATGCTCGGTGTCGGCCGCCAGGTCCTCTTGGAGCCTCAGGGCCCAGGCTTCGACTTCCGTCACGTCCTCGTCGTGGAAAACGCCGTACGTGAGTTCGCCGAACCGTTCGAGCCGGCCGGTCTGGGCGGCCTGTTGGAGGTTTTTCTTCAGCGCCCGTTCCGCGGCGCCGAGCGCCTTTACGCCCTGATCGGCGATGGCCTCGGCGCGGTTCAGGTAGATGAGGGCCAGCGAGAGCGAGCGGCCGTTTTCGCGAGCGCGTTCCATTTCTTCGGCGATGATCTCGCGCCGCGGCCGGATGCGGAGTTTATCCTTCTGGGCGGCATCGCCGGGCAGCGGCGACGCCATGTACGTCCCGATCAACGTCGCGAACTGACCCAGCAGCAGGCGTTGCCACGGGTCGTCCAGGTCGCGCCAGGCGAGAGCATCGATGATGAGCAGGTAGGCATTCTCGTCATCCGGGACGCGTACGGGCACGATGGCGGCCTGCCGGACAGATACCGGCATCCGGTAATAGCCCAGTCCCTCCCAGGTCACCTCGTCGCTCCCGATGTCCTTGATGGATACGGGGGCCATCTGCAGGGCCTCGTCCAGTACACCTGGATGGATCAGGATGGAGCCGGCGGCGAGGGCCTGCGGACTCTCGCTGACGATCGCGACGAGTTCATAGCGGAAGTCCTCGTCGTGCCGCACGAGACATACGGTGTATCCGCCGGCCGACGACCGGATGGCCTGAAGCATCGGGATCAGATCGGGGCGGCCGCCGACGCGGGCTTCGGGGGAAGCTGCTGCTTTGTCGGAGCGAGGCGGCGCGGGAGCGGGGTCCTGCCGGCGGGCGCCGCGCGGCTCCGTCTCGACCACCTCGCTGGCCTCTTCGCTAGCCTCTTCTCTGGGCACTTCTATGGCCTCATCGGGCTCCGGCAAGGGATCCAGGGGTGACGTCTCCTCGAGCAGATCCGCCACGTCGAGCGTGGCGTCCTCGGACGCGGATGCAGGCGAGCCGGACGGGTCGGGCGCCGGCGAGTCGGACCCGCGGCGCGCTTTCGGACGAATTTCGATGATGCCCAGCGCGCTCAACTCCTGCTGAGGGGAAACGGAAGGCTGGACAGGCCGGGGAGCCCGGAGGGCCGCAGTGCGCTCAAAACGCTTGTATAAGACCAGAGCGCCCAGACCAACGACCAGCAAAATCCCGAGCGCGACAGTGAGCACGATAGCCAGGGTGCTGCTCATGCAGAATTCA
This genomic interval from Rhodothermales bacterium contains the following:
- a CDS encoding phosphopentomutase; translated protein: MASPDPRLFVTLVLDGVGIGEQPDAGRYGDVGSHTLGHVCATAHPKLPHLAALGLGCIAPLDGVPAHPAPGAQYGRLTEVSAGKDSTTGHWELAGIRLDKPFPTFPDGFPDTLIHAFIERTGCPGVLGNRADSGTAIIDALGAEHQETSWPIVYTSADSVFQVAAHVDTIPLETLYRYCQIARDALCVGPYGVGRVIARPFEGQAGNWRRISAARKDYARLPESKPLQAALSEAGVATVSVGKVADLFGHVGFEEGHKTRSNDEGIAETLRQMRRRGVSARPAFIWVNLVDFDQEYGHRNDPHGFARALEAFDRSLPEILAALPPGGRLVITADHGNDPTTPGTDHSREYVPLLYVDGRPGADLGTRATFADHAATVAAYFGVDFPVKATPFGER
- a CDS encoding T9SS type A sorting domain-containing protein produces the protein MLVTAASAQDPVALDPEQFVNTQILGDTLANGDRAHSVYTVEAGTFYAFDGRLDVTFPLTIIGPDNGWIRNDETPPVLLNTPGQQGEARQFFQIQEGGSLVLENLMISGLNSNNETSGTFVENTGGSLYKAHNVAFANWTDFAMLNQAKNIDISITDCVFINGVRTSNSPWGGFPLRMNVAGENVTIENNTVVNSGRLLTNSGPFFNATVHELHNSYLNFTKAGHEQRANEMIQANNIFYNYDFIGRRIGNNTYDSYFTTWNYYADVADSLDKVSLYLGQNLFFREPALLNWFETASDTLFPGLLWEHADVDSIVTIDDNYTIGTNYSEFDPGFASPPDNLDEVIGFTNGFWLDPLADWIDWRLPSPVSYDPDTGAPSLTAWPPSFDLNYSNAFLQTAGTDGLPVGDLNWFPDAKDSYYANRDMHIAALRDSIANAVAVYVPGSPTPMITPSSVAVEDLGGEIPAQFTLDQNYPNPFNPTTNIVFSLPKAINVNLTVYNVLGQRVAVILNDEAIEAGAHSVQWDGRDALGNLVSSGVYIYRLEAGDFSQARKMLFMK
- a CDS encoding TonB-dependent receptor, coding for MLILLMSCASNVFAQGNAAIRGVVTDKSTGEPLPGASVFIEGTTLGAATNEEGEYQIPRVSAGSYVLSASYIGYQEVKMDITVAGTDLVVNIAMEFATFEGDEVIVTAQAEGQIAAINQQIQATTIKNVVSAARIQQIPDVNAAESVARLPGISLVRSGGEGQQVAVRGLSPKYNVMMVNGVRMQSTDRDNRSVDLNMIAPNVLSGIEVTKALTADMDADAVGGTVNLKIGKAREGFHSTLSAQGGYGSVGETYGNWRGSGIVSNRFLKNKLGVQLSGYLDNYNRDSDVLSASYAVNEENQLEEGLAQLDLRSTVISDRITDRQRGGAGLIFDYELPKGTLQLNNFISNLSEDQVEIQNSLGLLGNQFNGLAASRSLSNTVISNALQGEYDFSWVTVDFSLSNSISLQSRPGDLQMDIVAEQNQAAFTTTADETATPSEFLNSVDVRDILRISRINTVERDIREAAQDAALNFTVPYNITNNITGNLKVGGKYTFNSRDNDETMFFNQPDRTFQGERFVAAMRESLWVDLGLERIDENLGIRASLFRDPDYDIGNFLTGQEGVDKFFYTPSIDKMLKFERLAKENGAYFLADQQSFERDYDYTRGFSAFYAMTELNVGKHIMLLPGIRYEQYRMDYSAFYTEKYGPNFEDFRNEELNSKSQSETWFPQMQVRVKPTNWLDVRLASTKSIIYPDYRALSPFVYYNTFSGNPFMSLGNPALKPAVSQNYDIYASIYEDHVGLFTAGVFRKEVDNLITPFSFRTKESERINNRVELPTNVTTTVDTWINLDEPTTVEGFELEWQTNFWYGPSILRGLVFNVNYTHIRSDTDYPFQLLVRLSPGPFGRTELVDTTRAGRMPDQPSDIFNATLGYDFKGFSARVSFLYQDNVLGNPGIRAELDSYTDALYRWDVILYQRLPWRGFKAYVNLNNITNSSDRQFVSVLGKLSSANYYGRTADIGIRYEF